The genomic window tatgatcatccgaagtttaatgttgttacatggagatttacagattattgtaattaggttttgcaactataaaacatctgtaagcgctagcctggaaaagacaggaaggctgcactgtcgacatgtggaccccacatgtcaacctaagagACCAcagtagaccgagtacacagagacagTCCACGGGTtgacggaagcggaccccgtgtgtcaaccgaggcgagtggtcgacaaacggactccactagacaccacgcgggcaGCACATGGAAACCACGTGGCTActgagcgggcacactaacaaggtcaccacacgcacacacaaacGACTACCAACACCGGTACATgagtaccggggtcgacaaccgcacaacgggaatggcgacaccgaaaggacagGGACGGGGGTAGCGAGAGGACGGACCCTTACCACCACAcaacgaggcgtgggaacgacgacGGCAAACGGGCGCGGCAGAGATggctcggggacgacggaggcgaacggcgagggaacgacttcaGCAGCGATCCTTGGATGGAGGCGAGACACGGCCGGCGTagggcttgacgacgcggagccgaggatgtgatgacgacggggctgcagcggctTACTTACGGACGCGGACGAGAACGACTTGACGGAGGACGGATGCCACAATGAGCGCAACCGGGAACGACAAGAGGACAACGACGACCGCGGCGAACGCCGGTGGGGAGGCGAGGATGACGTGGAACACGCTGCTGCGAtgccgacgacggaggcggtgCCACGAGACGACGAGCCATCGAGGAGGAACGGCCGACCGGAGGagacgtcgacgaggacgaacgatgacgacgacgaagaccggcggggttcgggaggaggggaggcgaggccgaggacgaccttgccgctgcgatgccgaaggtgatggcgacgacgtcggccggcgcacCGACAAGGAACAGAAGCTGGCCAGAGGATGGGAGGTACTACCCGCCGGCGAGGACACCACTCCAGCGAGCTTCGGGCGAGGAGATGGTGAGGctggggaggaggacgacgccgcggagctgagggaggcgacggcacggccgaCCGACGCTCAGGCTCGGCAgcagaggcggctggaggcggtgcagtggcggcaacgccactggACGTCGATGAGGACGCACTTCCGGCGGTCACCGCGCGAAACGGAGGGCAGgctgggggagaggaggcggctgcgacgccgaggatggcgacggcacgGTCTACCGGTGCAcgggcgaggagggggaggcggctggaggtggccggcggcacgggagagagaggagggcggcggggagaggcagTGCGGCCACGGGGAGACGTGGGAGGAGGCTAAAACGAGAGAACGGAGGAAGAGGATTCCATTTTATAGGCACGGGGAGGGAGCCGGCCACAGGAGGagcggggaacggcggcggaaaactcgggcggcggccatggaaagcGGCCGGGGAAGGCGCGGCCGTTCCGGGCAGTTGAGAGCACGAATCAAGGGGGAAATAAGGGGGAAAtaaagaggaaggaaaggggattaaaATACcccaatcaattttggaatccCATGCTTGAATCGCGCAGATTTGAGGGAGGAAGAAGCTAGGGTTTTCACGGGAGGGAGAAGAGCcgagcgggaggaaggagacgcgcctggcaggtgggtcccactcgGGAGGCGCGCGGTCTATGCGCGTGCGGCGCGCGTGAGGGCGCGGGCGAGCGTGGCTCGGCTTGGGCCAGGAGGCGGGCTAGGTGGAACGGGGCGGGGAGGCTTGGGCCGAGGCAGgccgggaggaaggaggaggagggagttggCCGGCCGGGAAGgagggaagaaagaaaaagagagggagggaggagagactTCGGCCGCGGGcctagggagagagagagaggaagacttTGGGCTAGACTcgaaaggaggaaggaggatttttttttagtttttctttttagtaaactttgttaattgttgttgttgcttaataaataatTCCGTTGCtatgaaaattcaagtaaaatttgagagctccttttagaccaaggagaatttaacaaaaattcttcgggccacattcgaatttttcttgtacgtattttagtgtttgccacttcttttcgaattttaattaattccattattccttttagaggatgatttttatttcgggatgaatttatcaggacgtgacaattAGACGTCGCATATGCATCGCGCTGGCATCGACGTTCTCGTATTTAGTTTTGTTCCATTGTACTATTTCAGTTGGGCGTTTATCTTGGATTTCTTGAAGTTCTTCAATGATTTATTCGTTCTTCGATTTCGGGTGTCTCAGGCAAGTCCAACATCTTTGACCATCTCttgttatatttttgtaatTGCAATCTATATGTATCACTTTGCATTAAATTATACTTTCTATAATTAAAATCAATATGCTGATGGATTGGATTGACTGGTGGAGCTGTAAGTCATATTATAGCTGTACTCTGAACTTGCCATGGTGGTGGGGGTTCAGTTGCATATATTTATCATCATAATGTTAAACAACAACTGTTATATGGCATTCAAGCGCCGTAGCGATCGTGTCGACCATATGACCTGGAACGGGACATGCTGCCTTAGTAGTTCTTTCTTAATGGCTTTATCCTGCGGGCTTAAGGACTTCTGTGAATCCCGTGAGCGTGGGCTAGCGATGAGGGTTGCCGTTGTTGCAGAATGTGGATCGCCGTTGTTGCGGGATCCGATGATTCGTCGTTGTTGCGGGAATCACCCGCAGAGATAATTGTTAGATGGGATTGATGAAAAGCCTGTGACCTTAGCCTTGCCGGCATACACCATGAAGTGTGCTTAGGCGCTGGCGTGGTGGCGGTGTAGCGTGGGCATTAAAAGGTTTAAGGCGTCTATGGGTACAGCGACACACCTTTGCAGAGTGTATGAATTGTGATATGTCACTCCCTGTTTCGGGTAGAAACTGCAAACGCGGCAGGAAAGGAACCAATCGAAGGTTCTAATACCTGTGGTGCCTTATATGCAGTAGGTTTTATAATTACTTAATATGAGTTTTTACAACACTGTTTTATGAACATGCATAAAATTCCTTGTTGGATTATGGTGGCTTTGGACATATATGTATTATTATGCAGGTGGATTATGGGCATATATTTGTTGGATTGCTATAGTTGGACTTGTTGAGTACCATTCGTACTCATCCCTATATATTATTCCTTGTAGTGTTGAGCTAACAATTAGGTGAAGAGAAGATTCTACAAAATTGATCAAGTCTTACATATCTCTACATCAACTTAATGTTGAAGGTAATGAAGATCTAGAAGAGCAAGGAACTATTAGTGTTATTATTTTGGTAAAAATTAATTTCTTATGGTTTTTAGTTAATGGGTTTCGCTGCAATTGTTTCTGCTATGCTACTATGGTGTGCCCATTTCTTGGTAAGTTGGTTCTTACTAAGAAATGAGCCATAGACAGGTATTCTACCTCGGAAGTGGAATACGTGGGTCGCTACATATTATCACTACTTACAGTTTGGTGGGTGCTCTGTCGTGCTTGGTGACAAAGGATTTTCACTGGTTGCTACCGGGCTCGTGGCTACGGAAGTGCTGCACGTACTCCACCTCGTCCTGCCTGATCTCACAACGCTCATCCGTAAGTCTTCACTGCGCCTGTCGGCAGCCTCCCTTCCGCTTCTCCTACCGCACCACTTGTGCCAACATTCATTTCCGGTTGGCAGTAGAAACACAACAACACCAACAAGGTGAAGGGGAAGAGGTCAGATGCTAACTCATGAAGCCGATCGATTGTGGTAGAATGGAAAAGGCGAGCAAGCACAAGGGTGGTATATATTTGAGCAACAACATAGCTCTTTTGGTGAACTGCTTCGTGATTGTGTGAAGGTAACTGTGTGCTTGGTTTGTCTTGAAGCCTCGACGATAGACACTACAAGGTCATGAGCTTGATCATGGTGATGTACTTAACTGAGGCGGTGGAGGAAGAAACCTAGCCGGTTGGGTCGATTCAAGCATGCAAGGCATGTAATTAACCAAATGTGTCTTGTACACTTTTGTTATCTAAAGTAACATATATTTGACCAAACTGTTGGCTATCTCATGCCATCCTAGGTTGTTTATTGTAATCATCTTGATATTTTTTCCTGAGATGCTACcgtatattttgtttgtttggtagAAATTAGTtcccctgatttttttttgcctctaACATGGTAAAAAGCAAACTTAGaaatagttattttatttttaagggTTGCAAAGGTTGCATCATATATGCAAATCTAGCACATgcttgtactttttttttagtgCCAACTATATTGTTCATGCCGTGAGACATGGAACAATAGGAGTCTCTTACACTTTTTTCCTTAATACGCTCCAACCCTCTCCGGTCTTCACCTTGTATAAAGTGGGAAGGGCTCTAGAATGCACTGCACATGGATAAATGCTACTTTCAAACTTGAATCCTGGGTGCAAAGGCAGCCGGTGCAGGCTACGTTCGAAACTGAACAATTGCTTGTTCACATGCTACATGACATGATCGAATCGTTTCTCTTCCTctgaaaaggtaaaaatcaatatatttgGACATTTGAAACATGTGCCCTCATAGAAAAAGGTTGTGGCACATCGTTTTTCTTTTGTACCTATGAGTTAACCCATGTCATGAGCAAACTTAATACTTGACCATTCACATTTTTGTCATGCACAACTGGACAAGAAAAGGAGTAGAAATAATAAAAGGAAAAGGATCGGTGCTTACAATTGAGTGTGATACATACTTAATGAGTTCAAGATACGTAAGGTCACACATTTTGAGCAAGTTCTAGATGTAGAAGGCCAAGTCAAATCAGACCAGCATACGTAAGGTCCTGTATTTTCATGGAGGACATTCAAACTAATAAACAACTAGTAGAAGATGATGTTGAATCGACAAATCAATTCTTGCAGCCAAACCTAACACAAAAACATGATAAGGATATGTTCATTTGGTTAACAACATTAGGCAAATACAACCACTTGATAGGCCAAATGGGGAACAATAGCTCTTGCACAATCTGCCAGGTAGTGCATACACAAAGGCATTCTCCTAATGTCCAATAGGCAAGCATGCACatgaaaatgaaaagaaataaaatttcatGAGCTACCAACTCAGATAGTGTATATTTTAGACAGTCATTAAGTGTCACAGTACTCATATTTGTTCGGGGCATGCAACACTACATATCACTTGATGTTTACATTCACAGTTAGTATGGAAGCTTTAGTTATGCTGCCAcacattttgataaaaaaagaattgaaaGTTATGCAGAGTGAGATCAAGGATTGGCAAGGCGCTCCTCTGACACATCAGCAAGGGTCATAAGGTTGCACCTGAGAACGTTCTCGATGAAATAGCATATGTCGTCTTTGGTGTTCCCTTCTGGAATATCCACTACAAATGATTCGACCACCAATGTTCCAAGTTGGCCATCGATGACCTCAGAGTGGATGGTTAGGATGGATGAGTAATTCTATtataaagacaaaaaaaaatatattatcagtTTCACAACAACTAAAGATCTTTCATAAAAGGATAAAATCATTATGTTCCCTAAAAAATGGCATGGTTCCTTATTTGCCTCTCATTCTCTTAATGAAAAGTCAGTCTAGAGCCAACATATTAGCGATACATCCTAAACAAACAATAAATCTCGCAAATTTTTAGATGCAAATAAGGATGTGGTGCCAAGCCGCTACTTATGGAACTGTATTATTTCTTCATTCTCTATAGTTAGGTATACATGTTGTTCCTTTAGCTTAAAAATATCTATATTGTGTATCATGAATTCATTTCATAAAAGACAAAGCAAAAGAAAACCTTAGACATATTATCAAGATAAAATTTTTACCTTCAACATATGATCGCCCCCAATAAACTTGACTTTGAGGATATGTTCGTTATCATCAAGCAACTCTAACCTCTCAGTGCTCCTTGTGGCTGGAAGCCCGCTTTGAACATTGACCTCCCTAACACATCCGGTCGCAATAATGTTTTCTCGCATTACGCACTTCCTCACAAAAGGTTTGAAAAGTTGTGGCTGATCAAACCTCCTCACTAGTGACCAAACCTGAATAAATATAAAGAGACCAAACAATATTAAATACCAATATGACTATAGAACCTTTGTTTCATGAGTGCCTTTCACACAAAGCACACAACATTTTCGTTTGAGTGGTTTTCACACAAATTGTGAAGTCCAAaatgtgtgtgtgcgcgtgcgTGTGTGTGTTCGTGTGTTGGGACATGGTGGTGGGGTATTGAAATAAATCAGTACGTAATATGCCATCATTCCCAAAGTATAGGTAATTCTTGCGTTTCagatttatcccaaaatagaAGAAACTCTTGAGTACCACATCCTCTCAACCACTCGTTTAATTTGACCCAATCTTGCACACAACAACCCTTCGACTCCCACAGCCACCCTTTGTTTTCATCTTTAATCCTTTTAAGAAGTCCATAcatccttatatttttttttggcgaaGAGAGTACACTCAAAAATGATATtgattaattaacatcaatGTTAAGAATTAATCCAGgtcaaaaaaaagttaagaattAATCCTTGGTCATACTTCGTGCAATTCTTGAAACAAATTATTTACTGGCATCAATTCAAATTAATATATCCAATAAAGCATTGATATGTTTATTGACACAATACAAAGTCATATATAGCACATATCATCTAGAAAACAAGCAGTTAAGAACCTAATGATTCCAAGAATCATGATCAATATATAGTAAAattatcacacacacacacacacgcacacacacacacaaaaaccaGATAATGTTAGTTATTATCGTTGCTTACGGTTTGGAGGGGCGCCTTGATATGCTTGGCGACGAACGAGGTGCACTGGTTGCTGCCGGGCTCGTGGCGGTGGAACTGCCGGATATACTCCATCTCTTCCTCCCGGAGCTCACACCGCTCGTCCGCTAGTCTCCGCTGCACCCGTCGGTGGCTCACCATTGGCAACTTCCctgccgctgctcctcccgcACCAACAGCGCCGTTCATCTCCGGTACACAGTAGCAGCAGCACCAATGATTTGGAGGAAGAGAGTGAGACTGACTACTCTTGAATCCGAACAATTGATGGGATGGAATAAACCGCCAAGCACAAGGGTGGTATATATATAGCCAGCAACATAACCCTTTCGGCAATTTGCTTCGTGATTATGTGAAGCAAACTGTGTGCTTGGCTTGTCTCCTATCATTGGAGGTAGCCGCCGGATGGAAGGTGAGCATGAGCTCGATCATGGCAATGTGCTTACGTGAAGCGATGGAGGAAAGCAAACCAGCGGGCTGACTAGGTTCATGCAATAGTGTGCAAGGCATGCAATTAACCAAACGTGTCTGCGTGTATCCTTGATTATGCGGAAACCGAAGATGCCTCGCACTCTTTCTGAAATAATATTTAATTGATAAAACCATTGGCGAGGTCTCATGCTATATGAAGCTGTTTTATTGTagtcatattgatctatttctGTGATGTTACTGTATCTTTAGCTTGTCTGGTCCAAAAAGCTAAAAATGGTAAAAGTGATATTATTGACACTATTTTGGATGCAAGAATTTCATTTGATTGCAATATGAGCCACCTATGATTAAATAAGTTCATGCAAGTAGTGCCCATTGTCTTTTCAGTAAAcatttcttaaaaagaaaataccGATGAAATTATTATGTTCCTAACCTGTTCTTAGTAGCTTTCTAGAgcataaaaaagttaaaaaataagcCCAAAACCATTTGAATTGTCCTAGAGCCTTATTAGCTATAGCCTACAATTGTACACGgctattaagaaagtaggtgaaattGGCTCTAGCATGGTGAAAAAGCAATCTTAGAAATAATCCTTTTATTTTAACTATTGCAAAGATTGTATATATGTGAATCGGAATTATATCCTCCATTGCATAGTAATATGAGCGCGCGACATTCTTTACATCCAACCCATCTGTTCTAAATCAACCACCATGGATTGATGGACTTATGACTAATTAAACTAATCACCAAATTATTaagttaaatataaataaacCCATAATTAATGGGATGAAAGTAGGAAGCCATTTCTCTTTACTCATTTGTTGATGCCACCAACTGCTTACTTGTACTTTTTAGCACTAGGGGCATTGCTCATGTCCTTAAGGCACAATCCAGAAGAGGTAACTAAGATTTTTAGACCATGGCATAGGCCGGCAAAACTGAAGCCATGCATTAAAGTAACATGTTGCATTTTTCTTGTTTGCCTTCTCGTATTCACCTTGTATAAAGTGATATAAAGTGCAAAGAGTTGTAGCGTGCACTGCACAAGGACAAAAAGACTTCACTTCAAACTTGATGCGAATAGGAAACTTGGTGCGTGCATATGCAAATCTACTACATGCTTATACTCTTTTTAGTGACAAGTACATTGTTCATGCCGTGAGACATGGAACAAACAGAAcctcttgcattttttttcttaatacgCTCCAGCCCTCTCCTGTCTTAACCTTGTGTAAAGTGGGAAGGGCTCTAGTGTGCACTGTACAAGGATAAACACTACttcagttcaaacttgaatCCTGGGAGCGCAAGTAGCAAGTGCAGGCTACATACAAAACTAAACAATTGCTTATTCAGATTCTACATGACATTATCAAATCATTTATCTTTCAGTGAAAAGGTAAAGATCATTAGGGACTTCATATTTGGATGTTTGTAACATGTACCCTCATATACAAAGGCAGTGGAACATTGATTTCCTTTCGTAGATATGAATTAACCCATGTTATGAGCACACTTAATACTTGACCCTTCACATTTGTGTAATGAATGACTGAcaaacaaaagttgtataaacaacgaaaagaaaaagattTTGTCCTTAGAATTGAACATAATGCATACTTGATGAGTTAGTCCAGCATTTTGGATACATTGTAGATATAGAAGGCCAAGTCAGATCAAACTAGATTTGAGTTTCAACGAAGGCATTAAAACTAAcaatatcaattaattaatagaAGATGTTGAATAAACAAACCTATGCATGCGGACAAACCTAACATGAAACATGGCAAAACTACAATTATACCTATTCTTGATTACTTGAGTATATATTCATGGCTCGTGCATGTGCTTAAGAGGGATGTGCGCTTGTGATAGTTGGGACAGCT from Oryza glaberrima chromosome 6, OglaRS2, whole genome shotgun sequence includes these protein-coding regions:
- the LOC127777560 gene encoding abscisic acid receptor PYL3-like; its protein translation is MNGAVGAGGAAAGKLPMVSHRRVQRRLADERCELREEEMEYIRQFHRHEPGSNQCTSFVAKHIKAPLQTVWSLVRRFDQPQLFKPFVRKCVMRENIIATGCVREVNVQSGLPATRSTERLELLDDNEHILKVKFIGGDHMLKNYSSILTIHSEVIDGQLGTLVVESFVVDIPEGNTKDDICYFIENVLRCNLMTLADVSEERLANP